Proteins encoded in a region of the Clostridium butyricum genome:
- the agaF gene encoding PTS galactosamine/N-acetylgalactosamine transporter subunit IIA, translated as MVGIIVSGHGNFASGLLSTLKLIAGEQENVVGIDFIDGQGSDELKNNIKEAINNFEDEVFILTDLAGGSPFTNSVLLKQELTDKNIEVISGTNIPMLLEVVLGRDNVELKDLIKTATEAGTKGINIFELKEKQHEDDNLDDGI; from the coding sequence ATGGTAGGAATAATAGTATCAGGTCATGGGAATTTTGCTTCAGGTTTATTGAGCACATTGAAATTAATCGCAGGTGAACAAGAAAATGTTGTGGGCATAGATTTTATAGATGGACAAGGATCTGATGAATTAAAAAACAATATTAAGGAAGCTATAAATAACTTTGAAGATGAGGTTTTTATATTAACTGATTTAGCTGGAGGATCTCCATTTACAAATTCGGTTCTTTTAAAACAAGAATTAACTGATAAAAACATAGAAGTTATATCTGGAACTAACATACCTATGCTATTAGAAGTAGTACTTGGAAGAGATAATGTGGAACTGAAAGATTTAATAAAAACAGCAACAGAAGCTGGTACTAAAGGAATAAATATTTTTGAACTAAAAGAAAAACAACATGAGGATGATAATCTTGATGATGGAATTTAA
- a CDS encoding tagatose bisphosphate family class II aldolase, with the protein MILSTREMLLKAQREGYAVPAFNIHNMETLQVVAETAMEMKSPVIIAGTPSTIEDYAGPDYIKAMAEVAANKYDIPIAIHLDHFEDVEAIKRDIDIGFKSCMIDASKKPFEENISIVKDVVEYAHRYDAVVEAELGKLGGREDDLVVDEKDAMYTNPDDAAEFVDKTNVDSLAIAIGTAHGLYKGEPKLDFERLKEIRSKVSIPLVLHGASDVPDELVKEAISLGICKVNVATDLKIPFADAVKKFFNENSKESDPRKYMTPGKEAMKEIVKHKIEVCGSANRY; encoded by the coding sequence ATGATATTATCAACAAGAGAAATGCTTTTAAAAGCACAACGTGAAGGTTATGCAGTACCTGCGTTTAATATTCACAATATGGAAACATTACAAGTGGTAGCTGAAACAGCTATGGAAATGAAATCGCCTGTAATTATAGCAGGAACACCTTCAACAATAGAGGATTATGCGGGGCCTGATTATATTAAAGCTATGGCTGAAGTAGCGGCAAATAAATATGATATTCCAATAGCTATACATTTAGATCATTTTGAAGATGTAGAGGCAATAAAGAGGGATATTGATATAGGATTTAAATCATGTATGATAGACGCTTCGAAAAAGCCTTTTGAAGAAAATATATCAATTGTTAAAGATGTTGTAGAATATGCACACAGATATGATGCGGTTGTAGAAGCTGAACTTGGAAAACTTGGTGGAAGAGAAGATGATTTAGTAGTTGATGAGAAAGATGCAATGTATACTAATCCGGATGATGCAGCAGAATTTGTTGATAAAACAAATGTTGATTCATTGGCAATAGCAATAGGAACTGCACATGGATTATATAAAGGAGAGCCAAAGCTTGATTTTGAAAGATTAAAAGAAATAAGAAGTAAAGTGAGCATTCCGTTGGTTTTACATGGAGCTTCTGATGTTCCTGATGAATTAGTTAAAGAAGCTATTTCTCTTGGGATATGTAAAGTAAATGTTGCAACAGACTTAAAGATTCCCTTTGCTGATGCAGTAAAAAAATTCTTTAATGAAAACTCAAAAGAAAGTGATCCGAGAAAATATATGACACCAGGTAAAGAAGCTATGAAAGAAATAGTTAAACATAAGATTGAAGTATGTGGAAGTGCTAATAGATATTAA